The Malassezia japonica chromosome 8, complete sequence genome includes a window with the following:
- a CDS encoding uncharacterized protein (TransMembrane:4 (o12-35i60-78o84-107i136-157o)) yields MAYLDFALRGVGIFGSGAFFGMVLSIPTVTLPMLLRHKDITTRQRVELWNDLNTLVDQRWVPFGLLSSVTFGVAAHYTQCDKTLPTAAAVSMFSLVPVTVAFVVPYVNKLRSYLKGGVLSDDEVLKTLRTWGKVHLLRTVCAGLATAIGLYDVVSLVSK; encoded by the coding sequence ATGGCGTACCTGGACTTTGCGCTGCGGGGTGTTGGCATCTTTggcagcggcgcctttTTTGGCATGGTACTGTCGATTCCTACCGTCACGCTCCCGATGCTTCTTCGCCACAAGGACATTACTACTCGTCAACGCGTTGAACTATGGAATGACCTCAACACCCTCGTGGACCAGCGTTGGGTGCCCTTCGGTTTGCTGTCGTCGGTCACCTTTGGGGTTGCTGCCCACTATACCCAATGCGACAAGACGCTTCCTACGGCTGCGGCCGTCTCGATGTTTTCCCTCGTGCCCGTGACGGTCGCCTTTGTCGTCCCCTATGTGAACAAGCTGAGGTCGTACCTCAAAGGCGGCGTCctcagcgacgacgaggtgctcaagacgctgcgcacctgGGGCAAAGTGCATTTGCTGCGCACGGTGTGTGCCGGCCTTGCCACTGCGATCGGACTGTACGACGTAGTGAGTCTCGTGTCCAAGTAA
- a CDS encoding uncharacterized protein (EggNog:ENOG503NVR8; COG:J) has protein sequence MSRHRAVRNLDLDAELAEEYSDEGDYLDDLSPEDQEAMEQSLHDLQDELGGANPFSERQMREALYETYFDVSEAIAFLVQEREREEALAKKKAACEGGSATEGAHGGHDGSGPVQEPAGAFAPSTLASAPAPAPAPAPAPAPAPAPAAPTSAAPTPSAPLTASQPKLSKLQQKMQAARLKGKPAKTTGTGAQAPAAATQSTQSTPTPSRPSTPSSPAPAAAAAPPVATVPSGESIARLFPAPAPAHGAPSPFVQLLERPVSKSAHPLPSVSVSEDEMQNLRQVFSTLSPDDIVLQARRGTQKEKNRQQAQAKKPAPGPVQQLRGSIQKMDLGGPSPAGSASSTRAHSPAPKLAMPREQALSEYKARQAQGLREIGLVVVGHVDSGKSTLMGRMLHELGELSDRAHEKNVRGSAKMGKGSFAYAWALDSSEEERARGVTIDVAQDTFRTPSTLFHLLDAPGHSDFVPNMISGAAQADVAILVIDAILGAFEAGFGPRGQTREHATLLRSLGVQQLVVVINKLDAADYDQERYTLIQTTLEPFLTQSGFDLGKVQFVPCAAAAGWNIAERTGDHAPWYSGKTLAQALDALEPPQRTIDAPLRMPVANVFRNQAAGSSGLGVAGRIVSGFVQVGEVLAALPGDESGMVRAIECDNEPVMWAAAGTNATLYLSQLEQNQVNVGSVLCPPGQLVPLCSEVLVQLLVFQPTYPLVKGTALEVFHHSADIPGELVELVAILDKASGDVVRQRPRVLPHHATATARISLGGGKGFPIETFRANKEMARLLFRMHGETVAAGIVLEAH, from the exons GCGAAACCTCGATCTGGATGCGGAACTCGCAGAGGAGTACAGCGATGAGGGCGACTACCTAG ACGACCTCAGTCCGGAGGACCAGGAGGCGATGGAGCAGTCGCTCCACGACCTGCAGGACGAACTGGGAGGGGCCAACCCTTTCTCGGAGCGCCAGATGCGCGAGGCACTCTACGAGACGTACTTTGACGTGTCCGAGGCCATTGCGTTTCTCgtgcaggagcgcgagcgcgaggaggcgctcgcgaagAAGAAGGCAG CATGCGAGGGAGGGAGTGCAACCGAGGGGGCACACGGCGGCCACGATGGCTCGGGGCCGGTGCAAGAGCCAGCCGGCGCTTTTGCCCCCTCGACGCTGGCCtctgctcctgctcctgctcctgctcctgctcctgctcctgctcctgctcctgctcctgctgcTCCTACTTCTGCAGCACCGACACCCTCGGCGCCTTTAACGGCGTCCCAACCAAAACTCTCGAAACTGCAGCAAAAGATGCAAGCGGCACGGCTCAAGGGCAAGCCGGCCAAGACGACCGGGACGGGAgcccaggcgccggcggctgcgACGCAAAGCACGCAAAGCACGCCTACGCCCAGCCGGCCCAGCACCCCGTCGTCcccggcgcccgccgccgctgccgccccgCCTGTCGCCACGGTGCCGTCCGGCGAATCGATCGCGAGGCTCTTCCCTGCACCCGCTCCTGCACACGGCGCCCCGTCGCCGTTTGTCCAGCTGCTGGAGCGCCCTGTATCGAAGTCCGCGCATcccttgccgagcgtgagcgTGTCCGAAGACGAGATGCAGAATCTCCGCCAAGTCTTCTCGACGCTCAGCCCCGACGACATCGtgctgcaggcgcggcgcggcacgc AAAAAGAAAAGAACCGGCAGCAAGCCCAGGCCAAGAAACCCGCGCCCGGCccggtgcagcagctgcgtggCTCGATCCAAAAGATGGACCTCGGCGGGCCAAGTCCGGCGGGCTCGGCTAGCAGCACACGCGCCCactcgcctgcgccgaagCTCGCCAtgccgcgcgagcaggcgctgagcgagtacaaggcgcgccaggcgcaaGGCCTGCGTGAAATCGGCCTGGTCGTCGTGGGCCACGTCGACTCGGGCAAGTCGACGCTCATGGGGCGCATgctccacgagctcggcgagctctcGGACCGCGCGCACGAGAAGAATGTGCGGGGCAGCGCCAAGATGGGCAAGGGCTCGTTTGCCTACGCCTGGGCGCTCGACTCGTCGGAAGAGGAgcgggcgcgcggcgtgacgatcgacgtcgcgcaggatACCTTCCGCACGCCCAGCACGCTCTTTCACCTTCTCGATGCGCCGGGGCACTCGGACTTTGTGCCGAACATGAtcagcggcgcagcgcaggccGACGTGGCGATCCTCGTCATCGACGCGATCCTCGGCGCGTTCGAAGCGGGCTTTGGGCCCCGCGGCCagacgcgcgagcacgcAACGCTCCTGCGCTCGCTGGGTGTGCAGCAACTCGTCGTGGTAATCAACAAGCTGGACGCAGCCGACTATGACCAGGAACGCTACACGCTGATCCAGACGACCCTCGAGCCGTTCCTCACGCAGAGCGGCTTTgacctcggcaaggtcCAGTTtgtgccgtgcgcggccgcggctggGTGGAacattgccgagcgcaccggcgaTCATGCGCCGTGGTACTCGGGCAAGACCCTcgcacaggcgctcgacgcactcgAGCCGCCCCAGCGCACGATCGACGCGCCACTGCGCATGCCGGTCGCCAACGTGTTCCGCAACCAGGCCGCGGGCTCCTCGggactcggcgtcgcggggcGCATCGTCTCGGGATTCGTCCAGGTCGGCGAAGTCCTCGCGGCACTCCCGGGCGACGAGTCGGGGATGGTGCGTGCGATCGAGTGCGACAACGAGCCGGTGATGTGGGCCGCAGCAGGGACCAACGCCACGCTCTACCTCTCCCAGCTCGAACAGAACCAGGTGAACGTCGGCAGCGTGCTCTGCCCGCCGGGCCAGCTCGTGCCGCTCTGTAgcgaggtgctcgtgcagctgctcgtctTCCAGCCGACCTACCCGCTGGTCAagggcacggcgctcgaagTGTTCCACCACAGCGCCGACATCCCGGGCGAGCTCgtggagctcgtcgcgatcctcgacaaggcctcgggcgacgtcgtgcgccaAAGGCCCCGCGTACTGCCCCACCATGCGACCGCCACCGCGCGCATCAGCTTGGGGGGTGGAAAGGGATTCCCGATCGAGACCTTCCGTGCGAACAAGGAGatggcgcgcctgctcttTCGCATGCACGGCGAGACGGTCGCCGCGGGCAtcgtcctcgaggcgcactAG
- a CDS encoding uncharacterized protein (TransMembrane:4 (o12-35i60-78o84-107i136-157o)) translates to MAYLDFALRGVGIFGSGAFFGMALSISTVTLPMLFRHKDITARQRVELWSDLYTLVTQRWVPFGMLSAVAFGVAAYTTKSDKSLPVAAAISMASIMPTTLIFVFPYVNKLKSFLKGDFPSDDEALKTLRVWGDVHWLRTICAGLAAAIGLYDLVALLSK, encoded by the coding sequence ATGGCCTACCTCGACTTTGCTCTGCGCGGTGTCGGTATCTTTggcagcggcgcctttTTCGGTATGGCGCTGTCGATCTCGACCGTGACTCTTCCCATGCTCTTCCGCCACAAGGACATTactgctcggcagcgcgtcgagctgtGGAGCGACCTGTACACGCTCGTGACGCAGCGCTGGGTGCCGTTCGGTATGCTTTCGGCCGTCGCTTTCGGCGTTGCTGCCTACACAACAAAGTCAGACAAGTCGCTTCCAGTGGCTGCGGCAATTTCCATGGCCTCCATCATGCCCACGACGCTCATCTTCGTCTTCCCGTACGTGAACAAGCTCAAGTCGTTCCTCAAGGGCGACTTTCCCAgtgacgacgaggcgctcaagacgctgcgcgtctGGGGCGACGTGCACTGGCTGCGCACGATCTGTGCCGGCCTTGCCGCTGCGATCGGCCTGTACGACCTGGTGGCACTTCTTTCCAAGTAA
- a CDS encoding uncharacterized protein (EggNog:ENOG503NY8A; TransMembrane:1 (n6-13c17/18o454-473i); COG:S; SECRETED:SignalP(1-17)), whose translation MLVQKLTICLFIAGASATIGRVHLGHHHVAHQRRDTPTNAASFAKLTNAHQECQSYGDDTVTKMINQNEFPKPDHIAGILDGDKDAHALYNEIKDKIPKADVRKGTKDHRGFAEDKPSYPESDPDCWWSMSGCNKPKHDNIIQDVTQCKEDSTWGLTFDDGPFCAHNKLYNFLQEQKLRATMFYIGSNVLQYPYQAQRAIVDGHDVCHHSWSHRLMTTLSNEQVFAELYYSGKVIKKVMGVTPRCWRPPQGDVDDRVRYIASALGYRTIMWKEDTDDWNIQPAGELTEDKVDSNYRKIFNKADKESPVVLTHEISSHTINEFIKMYPEMKKAYKHVAPVSVCTGVQNPYPEDITYPTFDEYTSGNMNYQGLPSGNKIKADDSASFKPVPIDQEKGGFGHPGQKAASSKSSSSAASSSSSSSHSARSTSSDSTNDTASDATDESTNFSGQGSNSAASLVVPVIGPLAAVVGALIM comes from the coding sequence ATGCTGGTCCAGAAACTGACCATTTGTCTATTCATTGCCGGTGCCTCGGCCACGATCGGCCGcgtgcacctcggccaccaccacgtcgcgcatcaGCGTCGCGACACGCCCACCAACGCTGCCTCGTTCGCCAAGTTGACCAATGCCCACCAGGAATGCCAGTCGTACGGCGACGACACGGTGACCAAGATGATCAACCAGAACGAGTTCCCCAAGCCGGACCACATTGCCGGCATCCTCGACGGTGACAAGGATGCACACGCGCTGTACAACGAGATCAAAGACAAGATCCCCAAGGCCGATGTCCGCAAGGGCACCAAGGACCACCGCGGCTTTGCCGAGGACAAGCCCAGCTACCCCGAGTCGGACCCCGACTGCTGGTGGTCGATGAGCGGCTGCAACAAGCCCAAGCACGACAACATCATCCAGGATGTGACTCAGTGCAAGGAGGACAGCACCTGGGGCCTCACCTTTGACGACGGTCCTTTCTGTGCCCACAACAAGCTGTACAACTTCCTCCAGGAGCAGAAGCTCCGTGCGACGATGTTCTACATCGGCTCGAACGTTCTCCAGTACCCCTACCAGGCCCAGCGCGCGATTGTCGATGGCCACGACGTCTGCCACCACTCGTGGTCGCACCGTCTGATGACCACGCTCTCGAACGAGCAGGTGTTTGCTGAGCTCTACTACTCTGGCAAGGTCATCAAGAAGGTCATGGGCGTGACCCCCCGCTGCTGGCGCCCCCCGCAAGGTGACGTCGATGACCGTGTCCGCTACATTGCCTCGGCTCTTGGCTACCGCACGATCATGTGGAAGGAGGACACGGACGACTGGAACATCCAGCCCGCGGGTGAGCTCACGGAGGACAAGGTCGACAGCAACTACCGCAAGATCTTTAACAAGGCGGACAAGGAGTCGCCCGTCGTCCTGACCCACGAGATCTCCTCGCACACGATTAACGAGTTCATCAAGATGTACCCCGAGATGAAGAAGGCCTACAAGCACGTCGCCCCCGTTTCGGTGTGCACTGGTGTGCAGAACCCGTACCCCGAGGACATTACCTACCCCACCTTTGACGAGTACACCTCGGGCAACATGAACTACCAGGGTCTGCCGAGCGGCAACAAGATCAAGGCCGACGACTCTGCATCGTTCAAGCCTGTCCCGATCGACCAGGAGAAGGGCGGCTTCGGCCACCCCGGCCAAAAGGCCGCGAGCTCCaagagcagctcgagcgccgcttcgtcgtcgtcctcttcgtcgcACTCTGCGAggagcacgagctcggACTCGACTAACGATACGGCCTCGGATGCTACGGACGAGTCGACCAACTTCTCGGGCCAAGGCTCGAACagtgccgcgtcgctcgttGTGCCCGTGATTGGGCCCCTGGCTGCTGTGGTTGGTGCTCTGATCATGTAA